One part of the Glycine soja cultivar W05 chromosome 11, ASM419377v2, whole genome shotgun sequence genome encodes these proteins:
- the LOC114373501 gene encoding EPIDERMAL PATTERNING FACTOR-like protein 3 — MKATFCFFLLALLIVSWESAVVVARRPFPSTDGMCHPGPKAAPGPGPVSSPSNTVESEKGLMEEAYSYRVSKIGSSPPSCEHKCYGCTPCEAIQVPSTSSWRSHLGLQYTNYEPESWKCKCGPSLYSP; from the exons atgaaagcaacATTCTGTTTTTTTCTGCTAGCTCTACTAATAGTGAGTTGGGAATCTGCAGTAGTAGTAGCAAGGAGGCCCTTCCCTTCAACCGATGGAATGTGCCATCCAG GCCCCAAAGCGGCACCAGGACCAGGGCCCGTGTCTTCACCATCTAATACTGTAGAGTCAGAAAAG GGTTTAATGGAAGAAGCATACTCATATAGAGTGAGCAAAATAGGGTCAAGTCCACCAAGTTGTGAGCACAAGTGTTATGGTTGCACTCCATGTGAAGCGATTCAAGTGCCGAGCACCAGCAGCTGGCGCAGTCATTTGGGGTTGCAGTACACAAATTATGAGCCCGAGAGTTGGAAATGCAAGTGTGGTCCTTCCCTCTATAGCCCGTGA
- the LOC114375693 gene encoding coatomer subunit zeta-2-like, whose translation MASYGSCPSIKNILLLDSEGKRVAVKYFSDDWPTNNSKIAFEKFVFSKTVKTNARTEAEITLLDNNIIIYKFVQDLHFFVTGGDDANEIILASVLQGFFDAITLLLRNNVDKREALENLDLILLCLDEIVDGGMILETNGPLIAEKVTSHSMDGAESPLSEQTLTQAWATAREHLTRTLLK comes from the exons ATGGCGTCTTAT GGCTCATGTCCGTCGATAAAGAATATTCTTCTTCTAGACTCAGAGGGAAAGCGTGTGGCAGTCAAGTATTTTTCAGACGACTGGCCAACCAACAACTCAAAGATAGCTTTTGAGAAGTTTGTGTTTAGTAAGACTGTTAAGACAAATGCTCGAACAGAAG CTGAGATCACATTACTCGACAACAATAtcattatttacaaatttgtaCAAGATCTCCATTTCTTTGTCACTGGTGGCGATGATGCAAATGAGATCATTTTAGCTTCAGTTCTTCAGGGTTTCTTTGATGCAATCACGCTTCTCTTGAG GAACAATGTTGACAAAAGAGAGGCGCTGGAAAACTTGGACCTCATTCTTTTATGCCTTGATGAGATTGTTGATGGAGG GATGATACTTGAAACAAATGGACCACTTATTGCTGAAAAAGTTACCTCCCATAGCATGGATGGTGCTGAATCCCCCCTGTCTGAGCAG ACACTAACTCAAGCCTGGGCTACAGCTAGAGAACATTTGACAAGAACCCTTCTAAAATAA
- the LOC114374462 gene encoding heterogeneous nuclear ribonucleoprotein 1-like, producing the protein MDYYYVSQHSQLESEADAYNVDVNDEHVKPSFNRRDSFSGKLFVGGISWETSQESFFNYFSKYGEVTDSVIMTNKLSGRPRGFGFVTFANSAVADEVLAQEHTIDHRVVEVKRTVPREDVDVTGVFKTKKIFVGGIAQFFTDDELREYFSPYGNVIECQIMLDHNTGRSRGFGFVTFDDEDSVEKVFSVGKIHEIGGKQVEIKRAEPKRSGVDYCNTSRKSYGGFGNEMDGHGGNSSRNRNHGKRGGQYTGSGMNGAYGHFDGSFGGSAATVYGGYCGYGYEFGYGGPMYCFGGYGLNSYGNPGGYGSGITSYGDVNAYGRAGSFNGSGGYDSSKVAEKGDGPTTGRYHPYWK; encoded by the exons ATGGATTACTATTATGTCTCTCAACACTCGCAATTGGAATCCGAGGCTGATGCCTACAATGTTGATGTCAATGATGAGCACGTAAAACCCTCCTTCAATCGTCGTGATTCCTTTTCAGG gAAACTCTTCGTTGGAGGAATTTCTTGGGAGACTTCTCAAG agtcattttttaattacttcagCAAATATGGAGAAGTAACTGATTCAGTGATAATGACAAATAAACTTTCTGGAAGGCCACGGGGGTTTGGCTTTGTAACATTTGCCAATTCAGCTGTTGCAGATGAAGTTTTGGCACAGGAACATACCATTGATCACAGAGTG gtTGAAGTGAAGAGGACAGTCCCAAGGGAGGACGTGGATGTTACTGGAGTATTCAAAACAAAGAAGATATTTGTTGGGGGAATAGCCCAGTTTTTCACTGATG ATGAGTTGAGGGAATACTTTTCACCTTATGGCAATGTTATTGAGTGCCAAATCATGCTAGATCACAACACTGGGCGATCTAGAGGCTTTGGATTTGTCACTTTTGATGATGAAGATTCAgttgaaaaggttttttcagtGGGAAAAATACATGAAATTGGAGGCAAGCAG GTTGAGATTAAAAGGGCTGAGCCCAAAAGATCTGGAGTTGATTACTGCAACACCTCACGAAAGTCATACGGTGGTTTTGGCAATGAAATGGATGGACATGGTGGGAATAGTTCTAGAAATCGTAATCATGGAAAAAGAGGTGGACAGTATACAGGTTCTGGAATGAACGGAGCATATGGTCATTTTGATGGGAGTTTTGGGGGAAGTGCTGCCACTGTTTATGGTGGCTATTGTGGATATGGCTATGAATTTGGATATGGTGGGCCAATGTATTGCTTTGGTGGTTATGGACTCAATTCCTATGGTAATCCTGGGGGTTATGGTAGCGGCATTACTTCCTATGGAGATGTTAATGCATATGGAAGAGCTGGTAGTTTCAATGGCAGTGGTGGCTATGACAGCAGCAAAGTGGCTGAGAAGGGTGATGGTCCTACAACCGGAAGGTACCATCCTTACTGGAAGTGA
- the LOC114377558 gene encoding glyoxylate/succinic semialdehyde reductase 2, chloroplastic gives MRSTFCCHLNLSPVMIMKGFSAPISSYVSPRAQAVTEPPARIGFLGLGIMGSPMAHNLLKAGVDLTVWNRTKSKCDPLISLGAKYKPSPEEVAASCDVTFAMLADPQSAVDVACGKHGAANGMGPGKGYVDVSTVDGDTSKLINGHMKSTGALFLEAPVSGSKKPAEDGQLIFLTAGDKNLYEAVGSLLDIMGKSKFYLGDVGNGAAMKLVVNMIMGSMMASFSEGLLLSEKVGLDPDVLVQVVSQGAISAPMYSTKGPSMIQSLYPTAFPLKHQQKDLRLALGLAESVSQPTPIASAANELYKVAKSNGLSDQDFSAVIEALKSKFQHSETK, from the exons ATGCGTTCCACGTTTTGCTGCCACTTGAACCTTTCACCCGTCATGATTATGAAGGGCTTCTCTGCTCCCATTTCATCATATGTTTCGCCTCGAGCTCAAGCCG TCACTGAGCCACCGGCGCGGATTGGCTTTTTGGGCCTCGGAATCATGGGCTCCCCAATGGCCCACAATCTCCTTAAAGCTGG TGTTGATCTCACTGTTTGGAATAGGACCAAGAGCAAGTGTGACCCTCTAATCAGCCTCGGAGCAAA ATATAAACCATCTCCTGAGGAAGTAGCAGCATCTTGTGATGTCACCTTTGCCATGCTCGCTGATCCTCAAAGTGCA GTGGATGTCGCTTGCGGGAAGCATGGGGCTGCAAATGGAATGGGTCCAGGGAAAGG ATATGTGGATGTTTCAACTGTTGATGGGGACACTTCTAAATTGATTAATGGGCACATGAAATCCACTGGAGCCTTATTTTTGGAG GCTCCAGTTTCCGGATCAAAAAAGCCAGCAGAAGATGGGCAATTGATATTTCTTACAGCAG GGGACAAAAATCTTTATGAAGCAGTTGGTTCTCTCTTGGACATCATGGGGAAA TCTAAATTTTATCTTGGTGATGTTGGAAATGGAGCTGCAATGAAACTTGTTGTCAATATGATCATGGGCAG TATGATGGCATCCTTTTCTGAAGGCTTACTTCTCAGCGAGAAAGTTGGGCTTGATCCAGATGTGCTAGTGCAG GTAGTTTCACAGGGTGCCATTAGTGCTCCAATGTACTCAACCAAAGGTCCTTCCATGATACAGTCGCTTTATCCAACTGCTTTCCCTCTAAAGCATCAGCAGAAG GATCTAAGACTAGCCTTGGGGTTAGCAGAGTCTGTTTCCCAACCTACTCCGATTGCATCAGCTGCTAATGAGTTATATAAAGTTGCAAAATCCAATGGCCTTAGTGATCAGGATTTTTCAGCTGTCATTGAAGCATTAAAATCCAAATTTCAGCACTCGGAAACCAAGTGA